From Salarias fasciatus chromosome 8, fSalaFa1.1, whole genome shotgun sequence:
accatttcttGGTGGTTTTGGGGACAAATTGGAGACTCTTGCAGGCGGGTTTTGGGCcatggaccttatgtttgacacccctgcattaGATTGCATGTTTCTGCAACAGCTTCCATATAGCGGACAGACAAACGTCGGCTTTAGGAAAGCAATAAAAGGAGCGACCTGGGTTTCCAGTCTGACCGGACTGTAACAGGCCTCTGTGTCACCCGGAGCTGGAGTTATGAGGTCTTCCTGCGGATATTCACCATTTACACGGTGCTCAGGGAGTCTGACCGACTTTGTTTTGCATGAATCTCTGCTCGCCCCCTGCCAGGACGTTACCGACACCGGACCTCTTcgtcttctttcttcttcagagTCACTTCTACatatttacagctttttttcctctcttttttttttttgccttttactGCACTCAGTACTGTATCAAACACCCACTCCTCCCCTTCTCAAGGTCCCCCAGAGCCTCGCAGCCCCCCTGCCGTTAGCAGCTGACggggaggaagaaaataaaaacaggaggggaggagaagaaaaaaaaaaaaacgaggcttctgggaaaacaaacagtggtgctgctgcttcttgGCACTCTTGGTTTAACCCCTTCACTGACTTCATGTGGAAGGTTTCATATCGCTTGGTATgttacataaaacacacaaacacttggGTCTCAAAAGCATTTTTCGTCTTTTATTGCAAATACATATACAAAAGATTCTTTAAAGACAGTACAAATACATGGTGAGAtcgcaggaaagaaaaaaaaaagaagaaaaagggagCATCAGTTCTTTGATACCGAGaggaaaaaacgaaaaaagagAGTAATGACTccgaggaaaagaaaagaaaagaaaagctgtgaaatcCATGTTTCCAGTTCTTTCAGCAAAAgtcaaaaaaattcacaaaaaaaacaaatattccgTACGCGTTTCGTTAGATACCCCCCCACCCtcagaaaaaaaggcaaatacaTACTTAAAATAGACATTTAGATAAAGATAAATAAACCGAAAAACGACGATTACAGCATGTACCATTTAATCTAAGTACCTCCTGGGTTGAAAGTcaagaagagaggagggagaggggattTATATGCTGTCTACACTGCGAGAAGAGGACAATTCATTAGTTATACGAACAGGAAGGCAAAATaattactttgaaataaagttaacgctaataaataaattaaaaaaaaaaagttaaaagctGGTAATCCAAAAACACCGTAAGGAGGGACGAAGGAGGggggaagtgggggggggggaggggagaagggggctgggggtcaaaggtgacTTCCCGTAGCTGTCAAACACATGCTGTTAGGACGGTAAGCGTAATCTCAGCTgtggcacacgcacacacacacacacacacacactttgtggggaaaaatgtgaaatctaAGGCACTAACGGTGGAAAAGGGGGCACTACAGACGCCCCGCCGTCCCGTCTCGTATTGCTTCATTAGCTTTTCCTCCAACAATGGGGAGCATCTTAACCTCTTCAAACACAGAGCGTCGCTGGCTGGGCGGCACGAGGAAAAGAGCAGGCAGCaacaaacaacaagaaaagaaacaacagaaaacttcCTCCTGTGAATCGAGAACCAGAAACTCAGCTGAACtggttaaaaatgttttttttttaaaaaaaagaagcttttttgtgtttgtttgatatCTACACGTAAAAATAATGATCCCAAACTGCCAGCATATGAAGGAGGAAACAAACATACACAGTACCTACTGAAATATCGACAATCAATAAGTCCTCACAGAGGATTTTCTTTAATTCTTTTCATCTCTctaaaaaatatatagattTATATATAGTTTTTCTATCAAGGTACAATAGCGAAGGCACTGCGTGAGCCAACCACAAGTCCCAGCTCTCCTCTTCTTTGAATTCAAGTGTCTGATTGAGGGGGAGGACTCACCCTGCGGTGAAGAGTTTCTGTTTTGAGTGTGGCTGAACGTGTCTGTGTTGCGGCTCAGGGCCGGGTGAGCTGGGTGTAAACCGGGGCCTGGTCCCAGTGCTGCGGGCTGCTCTGCGGGATGGACGGCACCCCCGCGTTGTCGGCGATGGGCGTGTACATGGGCCTCTGGCCGGGGCCGCTCATGTAGCTGAAAGTCGAGTAGAGCCCCGAGCTCTGCCCCGCCCCCGCGTGGCTGTAGTAGGAGCCGCCTCCCCCCTGGTGGTCGGGGTAGTCGTACTGCTGCTGCGCCCTGGAGATGGCTGGgtagggggagggggaggaggcagaggaagaggaggcggaggaggaggaggggttgtAGTGCTGCAGGTTGAAGGGGCTGTAGGTGGCGTGCTGCGGGGAGCCCTGCTGCTCGCTGTAGTGGCTCGGGCTCAGCTGCTCCGTCTTGATCTGGGTCCTGTGCTGGGCCACGTCCGAGCCGCCGCCCCCCAGGGTGGTCagggtgtgctgctgctgctgctgcccctgcTGGCTCTGGCTTTTGGCCATCCAGGCGGCGCTGGCCTGCGGGCTGACGGGGGCGCCGCTGCTGATGCTGTAGCTGCCGGTGTAGGCGACCGGCGTGGCGCCGCCGCCGACGGAGCCCGGGTGGCCGTTGGGCGGGAGGTACTGGTCGAACTCGTTGACGTCGAAGGTCTCGATGTGAGATATGACGTCGCTGCTCAGCTCGCCGATGTCCACGTCGCGGAAGTCGATGTTGAGCTGGCGGTGCCCGCTGGGGCCTTCGGGCAGCGAGCGGAGGCCCACCTCTCGCTTGAGGTCCATTTTGCCTGAGCTGACATCGGTCTttggggtggtggggggagtAGGAGGACCCTGGGAGCCTGAGGggttaaagaaagaaaacaacatgagaCAGAGCCTCAAATATGAATATATCTCAAGCTAAAATCAAAAATTAGTGTCAATTCTCTATTTGGAGAGACTGAAATTAAActtgattcattaaaaaacaaagtaatgGAAATTAAGTCAAGATAATCTGATGCTCTTTCTCACCTGAATGTTCACCAGGAGAGTGCACCTCTCCCATGCTGGATGCAGGGGAGTCCGCCTGCTGCAGCGCCTTGAAGATGGCATTGGGGGAGATGTGCGTCTGCTCGCTGCCGTCTTCTGAGTCCGTCTGTCCGTTCTTCACCGACTTCCTCCGCCTCGGCTGGTACTTGTAGTCCGGGTGATCTTTCTTATGCTGCACCCGGAGCCTCTCAGCTTCCTCCACAAACGGACGTTTCTCCCCTTCGTTCAGCAGCCtgtgcgtaaaaaaaaaaacacaccgttGCAGTACTTAGAGCATGTTGTGCGTAAACAGAACCGCTGTCGCCTGTGcgtaaaataaaacaaatgcattCCTCCGCTATAATCCACAGGAACTGAGCTATGAAGCAAGTAATTCGTGCAAACGTGCAACATCCTGCAGCTTTAAGTTTTGCATTATCATGCACAATTCTAACAGAAcacaggaaacagcagcaagTCGCGGCATAAACGAGGAATCTGCTGCGTAAAAGCCGCACAGCGCACAGCGTCTGTACTCACCTCCAAAGTTTCCCCAGAGTTTTGCTGAGCTCCGCGTTATGAAGATGCGGGTACTGATCCGCCAGCTTCCTCCGAGCAGCCTGAGCCCACACCATGAAGGCATTCA
This genomic window contains:
- the LOC115393196 gene encoding transcription factor Sox-9-A-like, which encodes MNLLDPYLKMTEEQDKCLSDAPSPSMSEDSAGSPCPSGSGSDTENTRPSENGLLRADGSLVDFKKDEEDKFPACIREAVSQVLKGYDWTLVPMPVRVNGSTKNKPHVKRPMNAFMVWAQAARRKLADQYPHLHNAELSKTLGKLWRLLNEGEKRPFVEEAERLRVQHKKDHPDYKYQPRRRKSVKNGQTDSEDGSEQTHISPNAIFKALQQADSPASSMGEVHSPGEHSGSQGPPTPPTTPKTDVSSGKMDLKREVGLRSLPEGPSGHRQLNIDFRDVDIGELSSDVISHIETFDVNEFDQYLPPNGHPGSVGGGATPVAYTGSYSISSGAPVSPQASAAWMAKSQSQQGQQQQQHTLTTLGGGGSDVAQHRTQIKTEQLSPSHYSEQQGSPQHATYSPFNLQHYNPSSSSASSSSASSPSPYPAISRAQQQYDYPDHQGGGGSYYSHAGAGQSSGLYSTFSYMSGPGQRPMYTPIADNAGVPSIPQSSPQHWDQAPVYTQLTRP